GGTCACACTTTTGTTTAAATACTGTAGCTAATTCCCAGCTAAGAACGTTTTGCTAACATTACACTAATTTATGAAAACGTTCTGGAAGGTTTTTAATTGTTTGAAccaagttttttaatgtttaaggaATATTTTTTCTTGGTTATGTGAATGTTACAGGAACATCCCAATCTATTATTGTCAAAATGTTATGAGAACCTTATATTTAAATGTTCTCTCTGCATTTAAACTCCCATATTTTATATTATGAGAACATTTTTTGCTGATTAGACAAACACTCCCTTTAATCTTTTATACCTGTTATTACAGTGTTATTTCTGAATGTTATGTAAACGTTTGAAACGTCCAGTTTTTTAATATTTGaggaacatttttttgttttatgtgaaCATTACAGGAACATCCCAAACTACCATTGTCATAATGTTATGAGCGTATAAAACCTTTTCTATCGTTATTATGAGAATGTTTCTTAAACACAAATGCTGTAAGAAGGTTTTTTCTTTAACCATTATGAcaacctcaatcgtgtacaaatagCATCAAAAGACCATTccaagaatgttgttctaagaccgtTTTCTCTTACCATTAGGAGAACCCAGGGGCGTAGATTTAGGGTGGACGGAGGGGATGTGTCCAATATCCTCCGACCattgaaatgtccccaccaataatttaatccacttaaaaaaaaattgcgcTGTCAACATTAACCTAGACAAATGCAGTGGATTTTTTTTCCTGTGCAAGAAGGTGTGTTGGGTGACATACATGTGACGATGgcggcagcaaaaaaaaaaaagaagctggacaTGAGGAGCTTTTTTCAAAGAAAAGTAAGTCACTTCAAGTTCGCTAGTGAATCCATCAAAGTCCATCAAAGTAACGACAACAGTTAACGTTAatgctagtgttttttttttttaccgcttTGACGCACATTCATTATAGCAGGGCAGGCTATAGTCTGCGAATACGGACTTAAAACTAACAGCAGATTAAACAgctaaatgtaaaagtataaataatGATCCCTGCCAGTACTCCTAATCTAATGACGACTATTTGTCAGAAATCAGTCTTGTGAAAGAAATTGATATGCTACATACTAATATTGCCATTGTTGTACAAATAACATTCAAAGAACATTCCGAAAATTTTGTTCTGAGACTGTTTTCTCTTACTATTACGAGaccctcaatcgtgtacaaataacggCAAAAAGAACGTTCCGAAAATGTTATAAGAAtgttttctcttaacattacgaggacctcaatcgtgtacaaataacattcaAAGAACGTTCCGAAAATGTTGTTCTGAGACAGTTTTCTCTTACTATTACGAGACCCTCAatcgtgtaaaaataacattcaaagaACGTTCCGAAAATGTTGTTCTGAGACTGTTTTCTCTTACTATTACAAGaccctcaatcgtgtacaaaCAACATCAAAAAGAACGTTCCGAAAATGCTGTTCTGAGACTGTTTTCTCTTACTATTACGAGACCCTCAATCGTGTAAAAATAACATCCAAAGAACGTTGCGAAAATGTTGTTCTGAGATTGTTTTCTCTTACTATTACAAGACCCTCAATCGTGTAAAAATAACATCAAAAAGAACGTTCCGAAAATGTTATAAGAAtgttttctcttaacattacaaggacctcaatcgtgtacaaataacatcaaaaagaACGTTCCGAAAATGTTGTTCTGAGACTGTTTTCTCTTACTATTACGAGACCCTCAATCGTGTAAAAATAACATCCAAAGAACGTTGCGAAAATGTTGTTCTGAGATTGTTTTCTCTTACTATTACAAGACCCTCAATCGTGTAAAAATAACATCAAAAAGAACGTTCCGAAAATGTTATAAGAAtgttttctcttaacattacgaggacctcaatcgtgtacaaataacattcaAAGAACGTTCCGAAAATGTTGTTCTGAGACAGTTTTCTCTTACTATTACGAGACCCTCAATCGTGTAAAAATAACATCCAAAGAACGTTCCGAAAATGTTGTTCTGAGACTGTTTTCTCTTACTATTACAAGaccctcaatcgtgtacaaataacatcaaaaagaAGGTTCCGAAAATGTTATAAGAAtgttttctcttaacattacgagGACCTCAATCGTGTAAAAATAACATCCAAAGAACGTTCCGAAAATGTTGTTCTGAGACTGTTTTCTCTTACTATTACAAGACCCTCAATCGTGTAAAAATAACATCAAAAAGAACGTTCcgaaaatgttataaaaatgttttctcttaacattacgaggacctcaatcgtgtacaaataacattcaAAGAACGTTCTGAAAATGTTGTTCTGAGACTGTTTTCTCTTACTATTACGAGaccctcaatcgtgtacaaataacatccaAAGAACGTTCCGAAAATGTTATAAGAAtgttttctcttaacattacgaggacctcaatcgtgtacaaataacatccaAAGAACGTTCCGAAAATGTTGTTCTGAGACTGTTTTCTCTTACTATTACAAGACCCTCAATCGTGTAAAAATAACATCAAAAAGAACGTTCCGAAAATGTTATAAGAAtgttttctcttaacattacgagGACCTCAATCGTGTAAAAATAACATCAAAAAGAACGTTCCGAAAATGTTATAAGAAtgttttctcttaacattacgagGACCTCAATCGTGTAAAAATAACATCCAAAGAACGTTCCGAAAATGTTGTTCTGAGACTGTTTTCTCTTACTATTACAAGACCCTCAATCGTGTAAAAATAACATCCAAAGAACGTTGCGAAAATGTTGTTCTGAGATTGTTTTCTCTTACTATTACGAGaccctcaatcgtgtacaaataacatccaAAGAACGTTGCGAAAATGTTGTTCTGAGACTGTTTTCTCTTACTATTACGAGaccctcaatcgtgtacaaataacatccaAAGAACGTTGCGAAAATGTTGTTCTGAGATTGTTTTCTCTTACTATTACAAGACCCTCAATCGTGTAAAAATAACATCAAAAAGAACGTTCCGAAAATGTTATAAGAAtgttttctcttaacattacgaggacctcaatcgtgtacaaataacatccaAAGAACGTTCCGAAAATGTTGTTCTGAGACTGTTTTCTCTTACTATTACAAGACCCTCAATCGTGTAAAAATAACATCAAAAAGAACGTTCCGAAAATGTTATAAGAAtgttttctcttaacattacgagGACCTCAATCGTGTAAAAATAACATCCAAAGAACGTTCCGAAAATGTTGTTCTGAGACTGTTTTCTCTTACTATTACAAGACCCTCAATCGTGTAAAAATAACATCCAAAGAACGTTGCGAAAATGTTGTTCTGAGATTGTTTTCTCTTACTATTACTAGaccctcaatcgtgtacaaataacatcaaaaagaACGTTCCGAAAATGTTATAAGAAtgttttctcttaacattacgagGACCTCAATCATGTACAAATAACATTCAAAGAACGTTCCGAAAATGTTGTTCTGAGACTGTTTTCTCTTACTATTACGAGaccctcaatcgtgtacaaataacattcaAAGAACGTTCCGAAAATGTTGTTCTGAGACTGTTTTCTCTTACTATTAAGAGaccctcaatcgtgtacaaataacatcaaaaagaAGGTTCCGAAAATGTTATAAGAAtgttttctcttaacattacgaaGACCCTCAATCATGTAAAAATAATATCCAAAGAACGTTCCGAAAATGTTGTTCTGAGACTGTTTTCTCTTACTGTTACGAGaccctcaatcgtgtacaaataacatcaaaaagaATGTTCCGAAAATGTTATAAGAAagttttctcttaacattacgaaAACCtgaatcgtgtacaaataacattcaAAGAACATTCCGAAAATGTTGTTCTGAGACTGTTTTCTCTTACTGTTACGAGGccctcaatcgtgtacaaataacatccaAAGAACATTCCGAAAATGTTGTTCTGAGACCGTTTTCCCTCAGACAATGTTGTTATAAGAATGTTTTCTCCTATAGAGAACCCAAATCacgtacaaataacatcaaaagagcGCTCCATTCTGTAAATGTCGTTCTAAGACTGCTCGCTTCCAGGAACTTCGAGCTGCATCAAAACGCTAGGGAAACACCTTCAGCATGACGCTCTGAATAACGTGTAATCAGTCCAGTGAAAGTTCTAGACGTCATGGCAGGATGATGTAGTGACTAGGAAGCATACAAGCATGTGCGTTGTCATTCAGCAAGCGCTCTGTGTTGTGTGTGGTTACTGTCCTTTTcccgtgccagtttgcacacctttatttttgagagtatGTCTAAAGTTGAAAGTTGAAAAGGGTGAACATAAGCAGCAGCATTttagatagtgtgttcctccctaCCCGCATTTTGTTATGCGAGGCAgagcggagcggcggctgcactcgtggggttcgtaATTAGGTCTGGTGGAGGAAATGGAGATGGGCGAATCCCTGTCTTCTTCCTCACCTGCCAGATCTACTGCCTGCTCTCGGGAATTAAAAATCGGCTCTGCAGTTTCTTTGCCTCTATCCCCTCAGTACGAGGAGCTTTTGGAGGTGGTAACTCTTGACGTCGCCAAGTTCTTTCTTTCTGTTCTTTCTGTGGTCAAGGCCACCACGTCCACGCTGTGAAGCCTGACGTTCTTTCCCAACCTTCACACTGAGGCTACAAGTGAATGCCTCGGGTGGAGCAGATGCTTGCAGGCTATCTGTCCTCTGGCACGGCATCTTCCTTGAAGGCTCTGGTGTTGCCCTCCAAGCCGTTGCGGACCACCTCAGCACTGGTGGGCAAAGGTTATAGAGCGGCAGGCTGGCACTTGCCAGAACTCAATGAAATTTGTCTCTCAGCGCCACAAAATAGACCGTCCACGCCATCGGCGTACAGACACCTGTGGTTGACCTCGTCTGAGATTAAAGAGAAAGACAGGGTCTTTCACAGTGTTGTCGACAGGAACCAGGAGGCTCATAAACAAGTGCCAGGGTTTCAGCGGTTCCTCCCTTGCCGCTCTCCAGCTCGTGGTGCTGCTGGACAGGAGCAGCTAGAACAGCTAGGTCCCTAGAACAGCTAGTTTGGTCATCCCCTGCTGACTCGCCGCTTCAGGGCACCAAGCTAGCTGCTCTGGTTACACCAGGGGTCAGTCTCCAGAGACTCCCTTAGTAGACTATTTGGCAGCGTGGAAGCTTCTGCCAAATGTGTCTCAGTGTCTCTCTtaccattacgagaacctcaattgtgtacaaataacatcaaaagaacattccGAAAAAATTGTTCTGAGATTGCTGctatcttgtaaaaaaaaaaaaaaaaggattgtcaaaaataacattttgtgatACTAAAGGCCAGTAAATGCATCTAGCATTTTATGCAGCTGCCTGCTATGAAATGGTGGGGGCTTTCGTACTTTGGATGTTTTATGTTATGGATGAATTATGTCTtaattcatcatttttgtgtttgTTCAGCATTGTGGCTGgtttatagattttatttaacacatatttTTGAAAATGCTTAGCCGTAGGGTCTtttccattcatttcctatggtcagGCAGTTTCAACCACAGACAGCCAaggtttgacttttttttaagacCACTTACACTTAGTGGgtccagtttttttatttttttggatttaGAGATCACAAAtctaaaaaagtacataaatatgCATTATACAACTATAAATCTACTATTTATTTTTGAGTtatgaaatttctgtcatctaTTCCTAAAAAAAGAGAGATGTTTCATCACATGAGGATACGTCAAACATTTTTAAGTGGACTTGTGAATGTGTAATCGACAGGCTCGGACGCAAGGTGTTGTGGAGGAGCTGAGATGTCTTGGCCTTCTAAATGCTCTGGAGAAAGAACAGGATGTACCTGATGACCTGGTTCAGCTCTTTGGCGAGCCATGCATTAAACTGGCTGAAGGACTCAAAGCCTACATCTCCAAGGTAAAGAAATGCTGTATATTTAACAAACATGCAAGTACATCAAAAGCATGTGCTTTTAACACACAAGCCTTTACTTTAGTGATGGGAATTCAGTATGTTTATTGCATTTCTCAAGGCATTTGGACATAGAGCCCTTTAAACATGCACGTGACCAGTGGGAGACTAGCTGAAATAAACCCACTGGAAACCTTCAACACACAAAAACATTCAGCATTGATCTGTTTCTTCCTCTGGAAACTAGGTTACTTAAAGATTTCTGGTCTCTCATTAGTCATTTTTAGTCAACTATGGGTTTGCACTCAAATCAGTGAACCTTTGAACTTtatgttatagttgcatatgagtccctcagttgtcctcagtgtgaaaagatggatctcaatatcatacagtcattgttggaaaaggttgaaatacacaaaaatgcaaaaaacaaagaatttgtggctttgtttccagccaaaatatctaaaaattcttaaatcaagaaggattttctagacgagtaaaaattattgtcttgttttcagaaaaaaagtcaaaattaactacatttttgcttgaaacaagcaaaattatctgccaatggggtaagaaaaataatcttgttttctgtttgaaataagatttttttcttaccccattggcagattttttggcttgttctaagcaaaaactcacttaattttgagttgttttttctgaaaacaagaaaatatttttacttgtctagaaaatccttcttgatttaagaatttttagatactttggctggaatcaagacaaaaaaatctaagctagaaaagcattttttgcagtgtggggaacagcggtcagtttaactgttcaggacaaacatggactcatgaacaactatcactaaacaaaacaaacaccccttcagataattcaggtaacaacacagaattaagaatcaagggtatgtaaagtTTTGATCAGGGTCATTTgaataaatgtaactattttctcttgtggaccatacgttaacgtcttttatgtgaaatattttaagttATACAAAAACTCTTATTTTTGTATAATGATACATCCTCACCACTAGGTGTGTAAATCCAAGGAGACTGCCATATCGGCAGACTGAAGGATATAGTAAATATTTGATTTGGCCTGTTGCGCTAAAAAATGCTCCAgataaatcaaatgtaaaatgaAGCCTATTCTTTCTCATTTGTggctttaatgtttttgtttcacTCTGGTGTTCCAGAAAATAGCTTGGGTTGTCTTTCTGACATGGACTTGAATGTGGAAAATGGCTTTTCCAACCATATCAGGAGGGTGCACTTCAGCAGCACCCTGTAATTTGCAGAAATTTATGTATAAACATGTcttttgttttctgtattttctcACAAAATCTTTTTTGCTCTCTTTTAGGTCACAGAAAACATAATCTCCAAACACACCTTTCAAGGTAACATGAAACCACAGGAATTCAAGTGTTTCTTCCTTTTTCGATTGAAGAAACTCTTTCTGCTGTTACCTGAACTAACCTACagtctctttttttatttactacgtcaatatttttaaatgacttaaaatatattttcttttttgcttTGTTGATTTGTTCACCCCCTTTCTTCTTTACTGTGTTTCTCAGAAAGAGTTGCTATTCCTCCACGTACAAAAATACTCACCACTGGCAGCCCACGGCCATCAGCTCATCTTACTCTCAGAGACAGTGGACTGCAGGGTGAGTTTGCCAGCATGTTTTATGTAGTACAGAAGCCTTTACTTATGTCAGCAAAAAAAGTCCTTTGAGCTTCTACAGCTCTCTTGTCCTTCTGGAAACAATCTTAACAAACCGCTTCATTAGGAATTCAgtaacataacaaaacatttctgaCTTGATACAGAACTGATATCTCAAAGgaaaacagaaacaaaatcagTTCAACAAATGCTTTGTGATCACAAACAACTCTCAGTAGATCCCCCCGCATTCCTAAAAAGAGCCACTTGGAAGAATTATTGGGCCATGATTTGTCAAGAAAAAACGAGCTTTGCATAGTTTagttgaaaaaatgaaaaaaaaattaaagttgaagAACTTCACTGACATGTCGTTCCAaacgtaagaccttcattcttctgaacacaaattaagatatttttatgaaatccgagagctttctgaccctgcatagacagcaacataatcaacacattaaagacccagaaaggttgtaaggacatcattaaaatagtccatgtgacatcagtggttcaaccactgaatgtgtcagttgtgttgctgtcaatgTCTAGATCAGAAAGCTCAAAAATACAATGTTTtgagaaattattcatacccctctcATTTTTTGACGTTTTTTATGTTGTtggcttatgttaaactgctttaaattattttcccacatcaatctacactccatacaccataacggcaaagcaaaaaacttgtttttaacatcttcaaatttattaaaaataaaaaaaaactttattgattccattgcataagtattcaaaccctaatctgggacagttgaaattttgctcaggagcattcatattgcttgtagatgttactacacttcaaatgAAGTTAACCTGTCTTAacaaaaggtctaacagctaaaaacTGCAtatagagctcagaaacaggattgcatcaagccataCATCTAGAGGTAAGTTCAGAACAAagttctgctgcattgaaggttcacaaagGCATGGAGTCTCTAATACCCTTAATGAATAAAGAAGTCTGAAACAATcatgactcttcctagagctggcaaTTTATGGACAAGGGCTTTGGTTAGATGTGTTTGgaggtgtggcaagactcagtcCTCTCCTCAGTAAAACACACGAAaaaacacttggaatttgcaaaaaagcacctaaagaactctcaAACTATTAGAACCAAGACTCTCTTGTCtcatgaacctcaattccaagcatcatgtttgaagtaaACCAGGCACTGCTCTTCACTTGCAGAGtatcatcccaaaagtaaagtgtggcaGTAGCAGCCTCAAGCTGTggagctgtttttcagcagcagggactgagacttgtcagagtagatgaaaagctcagtgcactaaaatattgagatagcctaaacaaaaacccagtccagagcattcagaacctcagactgggccgaaggttcaccttccaacaggacaatggccctaagcacacagcaagagttgcTCATGGATAACTTTGTCAATGTCACAACATGGggttgaacccaatcaaacatttctggacaAACCTGAAAATGCATCCGTCCCCATCCAACCTGAGCTTGAGAGATGAAGAGTGCAAAGCTTATCACATCATaaccaaaagacttgaggctgtaaaggtgcttcaactaagtactgagttaagggtatgaatacttatacaatgtacttattttagtttctttgatctttaatatattttcaaagttgagacaattcagtttttgctttgacattatggtGTCAAAGCAAaaactttcgcaaggcactgtatctcaATTTGCGTTCTGatgatgaacaaatgtcttatagGTCTGAAAcaacgagggtgagtaattaatgagtgattaatgacagaatttttatttttaggtgaactgttctTTTAAGTAGGATTGATCAATGCTTATATACACTGAGGTGATCAAGTTTTCTTGCATCTTCTTCCTTGCTATACCAGGTACAACCTCCTTAACCCCTCAGACCGACCTTCACCAGTCTTGTCGCCATCCGGTTCGTTCCTGGGGGAACCAGAGTTTTGGTTCCCACCTGCACAACATGACCGTGTCCAACGGACGCTTGCGTATCCCTCGCACAGGCCGCTACTACCTGTACGCTCAAGTCTACTTCCGCTATCTCACCCTCTCTGTCGACGATTACCACTCAGGCTCTGTCAGCCACCAGGTGGTGCAGTGCGTCTACAAGAAGACCGCCTACGCCCGCCCTATTCAGCTCCTGAAAGGTGTGGGCACCAAATGTTGGTCTCCAGACAGCGAGAACGCCCTTCACTCTATTTACCAAGGGGGCCTGTTTGAACTTCGTGCGGGCGATGAGATCTTCATCTCCGTGTCTTCTCCCACAGCTGTGTATGCAGAAGACTCCTCCAGCTACTTCGGGGCCTTCCTGTTTGACCTCTGAGGAACGCAGTTGGGGCTTGTGGTCTCACTCTAAGGGAAAGGAAATTGTTCCTGTCGGAAAGCCCCATGTGGGAACCGTGAAGCACAAATAGTTCACCGTCTGATGGGTTTGAAAGACCAAACCTCTCGGAAAACCAGTTCATTATTGTGGTCTGAAGACTTAGCTGAATTTTAAGATTCAGTAGATTGATAAACCCTGGACTCGCCTCTGAATGGGCAGATCGTGCATATATCCGTGATGGCTTTGCGAAGACGTTTTTTGCAAAGAAGGAAAAGCTGAAAATGAGGATTATGACCATcactatttaaaggattagttcacccaaaaatgaaaattctgtcattaattactcaccctcatgttgttccaaacctgtaagacccttgatcgtctttggaacacaaattaaggtatttctgAGGAAATCCGAAAGCTCTCTGACCCTCGTTCACAGGAAGGGTCCTACCAAGTTCAAGGTCCAGagaaggtaccaagaacattggcaaaacagtccatgtgacatcagtggttcaaccttaattttataaagctatgagaacacTTTTTGCGCGTAACcaaaaaataacttaattcaaTAATTCTTCTCCTTTTCGGACCTTGATTGGGTAGGACCCTTGCCATCTATGGAGTgcaaagctctcggatttcatctaaaaatatctcaatttgtgttttaaagatgaacagaagtcttacaggtttggaacgacataagggtgagtaattaatgacagaattttcatttttattgctTTAACCACATGAAAAGCCTAAATATCTTGTTCAAATTAAGACTTTTACTTTCAACAAATGCACAGAACATGGTGCAAGCTGCTACTTGTGCACACAAACcatgccatgtttttttttttttaatgttatactGTTTATGCTGTTCATTCTTTTCTAAAGAGACTGTCTGGGGCAGTGTGAGCAATCATGGACCAGAAGTCTCCAGCTAATTAAAGGAAATTGTTTTGTGGGAAAGCGCTATGCCACACATACAGCTTTATGAGTCAAACCTATGTCATTCGCTGATGTCTGAAGTACAATAGTTTAGAGCCAAAAACAGGATAAGATGACGAGTAAGACTCTGCATGACTCAAATTTGACCCAGATTTATCAAAACCATCCAAAGTTAAACTAACATTTTTCAGAGAATAGTTTTTCCCCCTGAAGCTTCTAATTTAtgtccctggagcacaaaaccacaaaaaagtagcatggatatatttgtagcaatagccaaaaatacattgcactgCTGAAAATTATCGAaccattatgatattaagtaaagctcatgatccacgaagattttttgtaaatttcctatcgcaaatatttcaaaacgtaatatgcattgctaagaacttcatttggacaattttaaaggcgattttctcaatatttttgattgcttttgcaccctcagaatacagattttcaaatagttgtatattgtcctatcctaacaaaccatacatcaatggaaagctttattcagcattcagatgatgtataaatcccaatttcctaaaatgtacccttatgttttgtggtccaagttGTTCCACATTTAAATATCCAGGAAAGACAGACAACATGAGGAACAACATTCATCACCAAATATCGTGATCCACACCGAAAAGAAACACTGAACAGCATGTTACATGTTATTATATTTCATGTAGTGCTTACAAATAAATTACAATGATAATGTGACATTCATATTTAACACTAATGGAAGAtgctgacataaaaaaaaaaaaacagtttacacAATTTAAATTATAATGAAAGTATAAAAATACCCAACAATGATTGCGCACAACCATTACATATTTTCTCAACAATAATTAGTACACAATGCTCTAATAAAGTGGCCCTTTATTTATCAAAATGAGTGGCATTTTGATAAAAAATGGAAATACTCTGAAAGTTAGCTAAGGACTGGGAATCAACCAAGCTAATGTGCCACTGGAGgagttttaagtattttctttaTTTAGTTGTTAGCATTCACTCTGTGTCCCACTGTGAGATTCATAAACATAGTATGGTGTGATATGCTAGCAGAGAAATGCAAATTATTTTAAAGAGGTCGAGCCAGACAggctttaaatattaaaatggaaaCATCTGGGTTGATGCGTATAATAAAATGACAATTCAGATGACTACATATTGCATGCTCAGGTTACATTTGGACATGCATGTGATAGGAATATAAATGATACAGGCAATGCATACAAGCAGCATTTGGTAATTGAGAAAACTTGCGTACCTTTCAGTCAAGCTTCAGGAAATGTTCATTATATGATGATTAGAGATTGTAATATGAGAAGGTATTTAGAATTAACAGAATAATGTAATGCCATTTTGCATCGATTGCACGTACATGCGTCCAAAAATAATGCCAACCTAACTTGCATAGGGAAATGCTACATAATGTGTGGTTTTAACAGCGGTATTACAACATTTAATAACCACATATACAACTGATCAAAGGTTTCGGGTtaagtacgttttttttttttttaagaaattaatacttctatttagcaaggatgcaataaattgatcaaaagttacattaaaaacattatcTTAGTATATTTATTAGTATAgatttacaaataaatgcagccttggtgagcataagagacttgttttaaaaacatttaaaaaagctactgaccccaaacttttgaataaagtctaaatgtttagagaatgaagtcaaaattacgagaataaagttgaaataaattatgaataaagtcgaaaattttcagtcaaaattacaagaataaagttaaaatgttttgagaataaagtctaaatttcgagaataaagtcaatattttgagtataaaatcaaattatgagaatgaagtcaaaatgttttgagaatagtctAAATTTCAAGAagaaagtcaatattttgagtataaaatcaaaattatgagaatgaagtcaaaatgtttagagaataaagtcaaaattacgagaataaagttgaaataaattatgaataaagtcgaaaattttcagtcaaaattacaagaataaagtcaaaatgttttgagaataaagtctaaatttcgagaataaagtcaatattttgagtataaaatcaaattatgagaatgaagtcaaaatgttttgagaataaagtctaaatttggagaataaagtcaatattttgagtataaaatcaaattatgagaatgaagtcaaaaattTTTGAGAATGGTCTAAATTTCAAGAagaaagtcaatattttgagtataaaatcaaaattattagaataaagtctaaatttcgagaataaagtcaaaatactttgagaataaagtcaaaattatgagaagttaaaaatgttttgaaaacaa
The genomic region above belongs to Garra rufa chromosome 19, GarRuf1.0, whole genome shotgun sequence and contains:
- the tnfsf10l3 gene encoding tumor necrosis factor (ligand) superfamily, member 10 like 3; the protein is MDMDSAAPPQCVLESFDRNAAASEGNSEYLQSVSSESSSFIMVQPKNRLEVPSRLWVTAVVVIVIVLQVASTTGLFIYLNMSMAQARTQGVVEELRCLGLLNALEKEQDVPDDLVQLFGEPCIKLAEGLKAYISKVTENIISKHTFQERVAIPPRTKILTTGSPRPSAHLTLRDSGLQGTTSLTPQTDLHQSCRHPVRSWGNQSFGSHLHNMTVSNGRLRIPRTGRYYLYAQVYFRYLTLSVDDYHSGSVSHQVVQCVYKKTAYARPIQLLKGVGTKCWSPDSENALHSIYQGGLFELRAGDEIFISVSSPTAVYAEDSSSYFGAFLFDL